From one Methylocystis parvus OBBP genomic stretch:
- the repC gene encoding plasmid replication protein RepC produces MQRQATTPFGRRSLSLAMVASQAATKEFTSRPDASETVVHKWRLFRALTEAKAPLGVTDRALSVLHALLSFHQETALTLPDKNAGASEIEVASGIVVFPSNKELSIRAHGMAPATLRRHIAMLVEAGLIIRRDSPNGKRFARRGQGGEIADAFGFDLTPLVARAAEIENLAEEIRAENRTMALLREKITLARRDIAKMIETAMEAGIPGDWEARHGDYQALARRLSRKMPRADLEALATELGALATQINSVLETHVKRQNMTANESQPERHIQNQTTNISDLEPSLREGRGAASGLNNGGLGAPSAPEPEINANEPSRSEVKPQPTRSYPLGMVLDACPDILDFAPSGISSWRDLITTAGTVRSALGVSPDAWSQALEVLGEHDAAVVIAAILQRGEEIKSAGGYLRVLTAKARAGEFSLGPVLMALLRGKATKAARERKRAG; encoded by the coding sequence GCGATCGCTCTCGCTTGCCATGGTGGCGAGCCAGGCGGCGACGAAAGAATTCACGTCTCGCCCAGACGCGTCAGAAACCGTCGTCCATAAATGGCGACTGTTTCGGGCGCTGACGGAGGCAAAAGCACCGCTTGGCGTCACCGACCGGGCGCTATCGGTTTTGCATGCGCTGCTGAGCTTTCATCAGGAGACGGCGCTGACGCTCCCCGACAAGAACGCGGGGGCCTCGGAAATTGAGGTGGCCTCCGGGATCGTCGTCTTTCCGTCGAACAAGGAGCTGTCGATCCGCGCCCACGGCATGGCGCCAGCGACGCTACGCCGGCATATCGCCATGCTGGTCGAGGCCGGGCTGATCATCCGGCGCGACTCGCCCAATGGCAAACGTTTCGCGCGGCGAGGGCAGGGGGGCGAGATCGCGGACGCCTTTGGCTTCGATCTCACCCCACTTGTCGCCCGTGCCGCCGAAATCGAGAATCTCGCCGAGGAGATCCGCGCCGAAAACCGCACCATGGCGCTGCTGCGCGAAAAAATCACTCTGGCGCGGCGGGATATCGCCAAGATGATCGAGACAGCCATGGAAGCGGGCATTCCGGGCGATTGGGAGGCTCGTCACGGCGACTACCAAGCGCTCGCCAGGCGTCTGTCCCGCAAGATGCCGCGGGCAGATCTGGAGGCCTTGGCGACGGAACTTGGCGCTCTTGCGACCCAGATCAACAGTGTGCTGGAAACTCACGTAAAACGCCAAAATATGACTGCCAATGAGTCTCAGCCTGAGCGGCACATACAGAATCAAACCACAAACATTTCTGATCTTGAACCTAGCCTTCGAGAAGGCAGGGGCGCAGCGTCCGGATTGAACAACGGAGGTTTGGGGGCTCCATCAGCGCCAGAGCCTGAAATCAATGCAAACGAACCCTCCAGATCGGAGGTCAAACCGCAACCGACGCGAAGCTATCCACTCGGGATGGTCCTCGACGCCTGCCCAGATATCCTGGACTTTGCGCCAAGTGGGATTTCTTCCTGGCGGGATCTCATCACGACGGCGGGGACAGTGCGATCCGCTTTGGGCGTTTCGCCCGACGCCTGGTCGCAGGCGCTCGAGGTCTTGGGTGAGCACGACGCCGCGGTGGTCATCGCCGCAATTCTGCAGCGCGGGGAAGAAATCAAATCCGCGGGCGGTTATCTGCGCGTTCTGACCGCGAAAGCGAGGGCAGGGGAGTTTTCGCTGGGGCCTGTGCTTATGGCGCTGCTGCGCGGTAAGGCCACGAAAGCAGCGCGCGAGCGAAAGCGGGCTGGATGA
- a CDS encoding WGR domain-containing protein, which translates to MTDVLQGLRLALVHAIILHRVDPAKNMHRFYRLDVAPDLFGRWCLVAEWGRIGRAGRRRMAAFDDISQAVEALARQRRLKERRGYIAL; encoded by the coding sequence TTGACCGATGTCCTGCAAGGACTCAGACTCGCACTCGTGCACGCCATCATCCTGCATCGCGTCGACCCGGCCAAGAACATGCACCGGTTCTATCGCCTCGATGTCGCGCCCGATCTTTTCGGGCGTTGGTGTTTAGTGGCGGAATGGGGACGGATCGGCCGGGCGGGCCGGCGGCGCATGGCCGCCTTTGACGACATTTCGCAAGCTGTCGAGGCTCTTGCCCGGCAGCGCCGCTTGAAGGAGCGTCGCGGCTACATCGCCCTATGA
- a CDS encoding integration host factor subunit alpha, with protein sequence MRAAVYDACAGLARREAADLVDLVLAEIAETLVSGEAVKLRGFGAFNVRCKRPRVGRNPKTKTPAPIVARRVLTFKAAPGLIALLNQPPAEF encoded by the coding sequence CTGCGGGCGGCTGTCTATGACGCCTGCGCCGGCTTGGCGCGGCGCGAGGCTGCTGATCTTGTCGACCTCGTGTTGGCGGAGATCGCTGAAACGCTAGTGAGCGGCGAAGCCGTCAAACTGCGCGGCTTTGGCGCGTTCAACGTGCGCTGCAAGCGCCCGCGGGTCGGCCGCAACCCAAAGACGAAGACGCCCGCGCCGATCGTCGCGCGCCGCGTTCTGACCTTCAAAGCGGCGCCTGGCTTGATCGCCCTGCTCAATCAGCCACCGGCTGAATTCTAG